GGATGAGTAGCCGGCCGCCACGCGGCCAAGACGAGGAAACACGACATGAGCGGAAACAAGACGGGCACTGGCAGCGGACAGGGGCAGGCCAACAGCGAGGAAGAGGCGCTCGCGGCCATCATCGGTCGCGTGGTGGACGAGCGGCTGGCGCCGTTCCAGGCCGCGCTGGGGCAGAAGGCCACCAGCAACATGGCGGGAGTGCCGGGAGACGACACGGGCCGGGCACCCATCACGGGGCGGGCGGCGAGCGAGGGCACCGGCATCGACGTGGGCCGCCTCGTGGTGTGCGCCTACCAGGAGAAGTCCGGCCACGCCCGCGGCAAGTCCGCGGCGCAGATTGCCCGGGCCGCGGGGTATGAGCGTGTCGCCAAGTCGCTGGAGATGAGCGACGCCCGCGTCCAGGCCACGCTCGCGGCCAAAGCGCTCAACTCCACCACGCTGGAGGCGGGTGGCATCTTCGTGGACACGCCCATCTCGGATGAGATTTTTACCCTGCTGCAGCCGAAGGTGTGGATTCGCGAGCGCGCCGACTCCATCCCTCTCGCGGCCGGCGTGGACTTCAATAAGCAGACCGGTGAGGGCGTCGCCTACTACAAGGGCGAGCTCGACAGCATCACCGGGAGCCAGCCGGCGTTCGGCCTCGAGGCCATGGTGGAGCGAGAGTTGACGGCGCTGACGCCGTTCAGCAACCGCCTCCTTCAACTCGGTGGCTCGAAGGTTGAGGCCATGGTGCGGGACAGCATCCTCCGCGTCATCGCCAAGAAGGAGAACCTGTCCTTCTACCGAGGCGAGGGTACCCGAGGCGGCCCGAAGGGCATCCGCAACCGCGTCGCCTCCGCCAACCGCTTCGATGCTACCCAGGCCGGTGCCACTGCCACCCTGGCCGAGGTGCGGGCGGACCTCCAGCGCATCATGCTGAAGCTGGCCAACGCCGACGTGCCCATGGCGAAGCCGGCCTGGTTCATGTCGCCGTCCACCAAGGCATTCCTCATGGCGCTGACGGACGGCAACGGGAATGCCGTCTACGAGGCGCAGCTCTCCAACAACACGCTGCTGGGCTACCCCGTGGACGTGTCCACGCAGG
This genomic stretch from Myxococcus virescens harbors:
- a CDS encoding phage major capsid protein; this translates as MSGNKTGTGSGQGQANSEEEALAAIIGRVVDERLAPFQAALGQKATSNMAGVPGDDTGRAPITGRAASEGTGIDVGRLVVCAYQEKSGHARGKSAAQIARAAGYERVAKSLEMSDARVQATLAAKALNSTTLEAGGIFVDTPISDEIFTLLQPKVWIRERADSIPLAAGVDFNKQTGEGVAYYKGELDSITGSQPAFGLEAMVERELTALTPFSNRLLQLGGSKVEAMVRDSILRVIAKKENLSFYRGEGTRGGPKGIRNRVASANRFDATQAGATATLAEVRADLQRIMLKLANADVPMAKPAWFMSPSTKAFLMALTDGNGNAVYEAQLSNNTLLGYPVDVSTQVPINLGAGANETELGFVDYGEVIIGQGDMFLEVFPNATYEMGGNTISGVSRNQTVVRAIQYHDLITRHDVSAAFMQCKWLA